One Cupriavidus pauculus DNA segment encodes these proteins:
- a CDS encoding IS5-like element ISJp4 family transposase (programmed frameshift): MSAPIIDDELWALIEPLLPPPKPRRKKYPGRLPVSNRAALNGILFVFKTGIRWCDLSTKLGFGSGPTCWRRLRDWQKAGVWKRLHELLLAKLREAGELDFSRAAVDSSSVRAVGAGGKTGPNPTDRSRPGSKHHILVDANGVPISAILTGANRNDVTQLLPLVDAIPPIRGVRGRPLQKPKVIYADRGYDSEPHRQRLRERGIKPVLAKRRTEHGSGLGKFRWVVERTHAWLHNFRRLRIRFERRADIHEAFLKLGCSLVCWNIFRRAEPSF, encoded by the exons ATGAGCGCGCCGATCATTGATGATGAACTGTGGGCACTGATCGAACCTTTGCTGCCGCCGCCGAAACCGCGACGCAAGAAATATCCAGGGCGGCTCCCGGTTTCGAACCGGGCTGCACTGAACGGCATCCTGTTCGTGTTCAAGACTGGCATACGCTGGTGCGACCTGTCGACCAAGTTGGGATTCGGGTCGGGGCCGACCTGCTGGAGGCGCTTGCGCGATTGGCAGAAGGCCGGCGTTTGGAAGCGATTGCACGAGCTACTGCTGGCGAAGTTACGCGAGGCCGGCGAACTCGACTTCTCCCGAGCAGCCGTCGATTCATCGTCTGTGCGAGCCGTTGGGGCGGGCG GAAAAACTGGTCCGAACCCCACGGATCGCTCGCGACCAGGTTCCAAGCATCACATCCTCGTCGACGCAAATGGCGTCCCCATCAGCGCAATCCTGACCGGGGCGAACCGCAACGACGTCACCCAACTGCTGCCGCTCGTCGACGCGATCCCGCCAATTCGCGGCGTGCGCGGTCGCCCGCTTCAAAAGCCCAAAGTCATCTACGCAGACCGTGGCTACGACTCCGAGCCGCATCGTCAGCGGCTTCGCGAGCGCGGCATCAAACCGGTGCTCGCCAAGCGCCGGACAGAACACGGCAGTGGCTTGGGCAAATTCCGCTGGGTTGTCGAACGTACTCACGCGTGGCTTCACAACTTTCGTCGTCTTCGCATTCGCTTCGAACGTCGAGCCGACATTCACGAAGCGTTCCTAAAACTCGGCTGCTCTCTCGTCTGCTGGAACATCTTCAGGCGCGCTGAGCCGTCTTTTTGA
- a CDS encoding LysR family transcriptional regulator, producing MSFSKPIDMNAVQVFVAVAEEGSMSGAATRLGISQSGVSQMVRQLEDDLGVILVNRTRRPLSLTPFGIALKNRGAILTEEIANLKAQVVEAGRGINPDLRIGLVDSFAATCGSLLIKRLLGKTSQLSIRTGLSPQQGEALLRRDLDLVVTSDPLMDANEVVRYRLFSERYLVITPRDQRHPIKTLDDLRPLANALPIVRFNRNSQVGMQVDRYLRRIDLRMPNRLELDNADALTSMVAEGIGWALTSPMCLLQAVAYADRVSIHVVEGMGLERSLYLVARRDEYTTFFEDACTIAREVIETSLLPRLRDIGSGVDKLITLNERTNHE from the coding sequence ATGTCCTTTAGCAAGCCCATCGACATGAACGCGGTGCAGGTGTTCGTAGCAGTGGCCGAAGAAGGAAGCATGTCCGGCGCAGCAACCCGCCTGGGCATTTCCCAGTCGGGCGTCTCCCAGATGGTCCGGCAACTGGAGGACGACCTGGGCGTCATTCTGGTGAACCGTACGCGACGTCCGTTGTCCTTGACGCCTTTTGGTATCGCGTTGAAGAACCGTGGCGCGATCCTCACTGAGGAGATCGCAAATCTCAAGGCACAGGTTGTCGAAGCGGGGCGCGGCATCAACCCGGATCTCCGTATCGGTCTGGTGGACTCATTCGCTGCAACCTGTGGCTCTCTTCTGATTAAGCGATTGCTCGGCAAGACGTCCCAGCTCTCGATCCGCACGGGTCTGAGTCCCCAACAAGGCGAGGCGCTGTTGCGAAGAGACCTTGACTTGGTTGTCACCAGCGACCCGCTGATGGACGCCAACGAGGTAGTCAGATATCGCTTGTTTTCCGAGCGCTATCTGGTAATTACGCCGCGTGACCAACGGCATCCGATCAAGACGCTAGACGACCTGCGACCCCTTGCCAACGCCCTGCCGATTGTCCGGTTCAACCGGAACTCGCAGGTCGGAATGCAGGTCGATCGCTATCTCCGTCGGATCGACTTGCGGATGCCAAACCGACTGGAGCTCGACAACGCCGACGCCCTCACCTCAATGGTGGCCGAGGGAATCGGCTGGGCGCTGACATCCCCCATGTGCCTTTTGCAGGCCGTCGCCTATGCCGATCGCGTCTCGATCCACGTGGTGGAAGGTATGGGCCTGGAACGGTCTCTTTATCTGGTCGCCCGTCGCGACGAGTACACCACCTTTTTCGAAGACGCGTGCACGATCGCGCGCGAAGTCATCGAGACCTCCCTTCTACCCCGACTGCGGGATATTGGAAGTGGGGTCGACAAACTGATCACTCTAAATGAGAGGACAAACCATGAGTAA
- a CDS encoding aspartate ammonia-lyase, which translates to MSNTLNNDGRTERDYVGEVSIPADMLYGVNTVRGFQNLTVSPLNVAHFPEFSTAFAQCKWAAALANRDTGVITAEECDAITRACDDIVSGAFSDSLIVDLMEGSGGTSTNMNFNEVIANRAQQLMGSEPGNYELIHPNDHVNRSQSTNDVYPAAMKIATYAMLGPLIDEVRMLARLFDRKAYEFADILHLGRTCLQDAQPMRLGQLFGGYASLTHRLAEELVAVRDKLRTLPLGGTAIGTGFGAPAGYRAAVYPHLSRVTGVEYQPPADPFDAMQNMDVFSRVSAELRTCATSLAKVAADLTVLSSGPVGGVGELRLPEAQAGSSIMPGKVNPVLPMAMIQLSFAVVGNDVAVAQAVQYGELEINHFEPVVASRVFDSITLLKNGIQRFGEKCVVGIQADVARNEKHLLESMAVATALVPTIGYAKVSKLARQSVAEGRPLVSILEETGLLSKQETLEAIKKASHPVFNP; encoded by the coding sequence ATGAGTAATACCCTCAACAACGACGGCCGTACCGAGCGCGACTATGTCGGCGAGGTCAGCATCCCCGCCGACATGCTCTACGGTGTGAATACGGTGCGAGGCTTCCAAAACCTGACGGTCTCGCCTCTGAACGTCGCTCACTTTCCTGAGTTCAGTACGGCATTTGCCCAGTGCAAGTGGGCGGCCGCGCTGGCCAATCGCGACACGGGCGTCATCACCGCTGAGGAATGCGATGCCATCACGCGTGCGTGCGATGACATTGTTAGCGGCGCGTTTTCCGACTCGCTCATCGTCGACCTGATGGAAGGATCGGGCGGCACTTCGACCAACATGAACTTCAATGAGGTGATTGCCAATCGCGCTCAGCAACTCATGGGGAGCGAGCCGGGTAACTACGAGCTCATCCATCCGAATGATCATGTCAATCGGTCCCAGTCGACCAACGATGTCTATCCGGCAGCGATGAAGATCGCGACCTACGCGATGCTTGGTCCGCTGATCGATGAAGTCAGGATGTTGGCACGGTTGTTCGATCGCAAGGCGTACGAGTTCGCCGACATTCTGCACCTCGGCAGAACGTGCCTTCAGGATGCACAGCCTATGCGTCTCGGCCAACTCTTTGGCGGATATGCCTCCCTGACCCATCGCCTCGCGGAGGAACTGGTCGCAGTGCGCGACAAGCTTCGCACTCTGCCCCTTGGTGGCACCGCTATCGGCACGGGCTTCGGAGCCCCGGCAGGCTATCGCGCTGCAGTATATCCGCACCTCAGCCGCGTTACCGGGGTGGAATACCAGCCGCCTGCGGACCCGTTCGACGCGATGCAGAACATGGACGTGTTCTCCCGTGTGTCGGCAGAACTCCGCACCTGTGCGACCTCGCTGGCCAAGGTGGCAGCAGACCTTACCGTACTGTCTTCCGGGCCTGTTGGTGGTGTCGGTGAACTGCGCCTTCCCGAAGCGCAGGCGGGTTCGTCCATCATGCCCGGCAAGGTGAACCCGGTCCTACCCATGGCGATGATCCAACTGAGCTTTGCTGTGGTCGGTAACGACGTCGCAGTCGCGCAAGCCGTGCAGTATGGCGAACTGGAAATCAATCATTTTGAACCCGTCGTGGCATCCCGCGTCTTTGATAGCATCACGCTTCTGAAGAACGGCATCCAGCGATTTGGTGAGAAGTGCGTCGTCGGCATCCAGGCAGATGTGGCCCGTAACGAGAAGCATCTGCTCGAATCCATGGCAGTCGCCACTGCGCTCGTCCCGACGATTGGCTACGCAAAGGTCAGCAAACTTGCCCGCCAGTCCGTGGCCGAAGGGCGGCCACTGGTGAGCATTCTCGAGGAAACCGGCCTGCTTTCAAAACAGGAAACCCTCGAGGCGATCAAGAAGGCCTCGCATCCGGTCTTCAACCCCTGA
- a CDS encoding response regulator, whose protein sequence is MKTTLAAEVALIDDDVFSLRLLSRQLEQIGYDKVTTFERANGALALIQKEPRAFRLVIADLQMPEMDGIEFLRHLSAAGYTGALLLVSGEGAGILQTAEQLAKLHGLQVIASLPKPVTKRPFQKEPRGAVNLFGKLLTLAI, encoded by the coding sequence ATGAAAACCACGCTTGCCGCGGAAGTTGCTCTTATTGACGATGATGTATTCAGCCTCAGACTGCTGAGCCGGCAGCTTGAGCAGATTGGTTACGACAAGGTTACTACATTTGAACGGGCCAATGGTGCCCTCGCGCTGATCCAAAAAGAGCCACGTGCATTTCGGTTAGTGATCGCAGATCTGCAGATGCCCGAAATGGACGGCATCGAATTCCTCCGCCACCTTTCCGCCGCCGGTTATACCGGTGCCCTGTTACTGGTCAGCGGTGAAGGCGCGGGAATTCTCCAGACTGCGGAGCAGCTTGCCAAATTGCACGGACTACAGGTTATCGCCAGCTTGCCAAAGCCGGTTACTAAGAGACCGTTTCAAAAAGAGCCCCGGGGGGCTGTTAACCTTTTCGGCAAGCTGTTAACCTTGGCCATCTGA
- a CDS encoding prolyl-tRNA synthetase associated domain-containing protein has translation MNFDDRRMVEKEELLSILKARNIPFAYEDHERVLNMAESSELRLSLEGTRCKNLLLQDKQGHVYLVVTTSEKALDLSAAAKSIGSKRLSFASAERMQGMLGVLPGSLSPLALINDVEPSIDLVVDAELQGEPTFLFHPLDSAATLSISRLDLEAFLSSTGHKIEWATLATRLAA, from the coding sequence ATGAATTTTGACGACAGAAGAATGGTTGAAAAGGAAGAACTACTTTCGATTCTGAAGGCAAGGAACATTCCCTTTGCCTACGAAGATCATGAGCGCGTGCTCAACATGGCGGAATCCAGTGAACTCCGACTTTCATTGGAGGGCACTCGCTGCAAGAATCTGCTCCTGCAGGACAAACAGGGACATGTCTACCTCGTTGTGACAACCTCCGAGAAGGCCTTGGATCTCTCCGCCGCGGCAAAGAGCATCGGCAGCAAAAGGCTGTCTTTCGCGTCTGCCGAACGTATGCAAGGCATGCTGGGCGTGCTCCCAGGTTCGCTTAGCCCTCTGGCATTGATCAACGATGTCGAGCCATCCATTGACCTGGTAGTCGATGCCGAACTGCAAGGCGAGCCGACCTTCCTCTTTCATCCTTTGGATAGCGCAGCGACGCTCTCAATTTCCAGGCTGGATCTGGAGGCGTTTCTTTCATCCACGGGGCATAAAATTGAGTGGGCCACGCTCGCGACGCGCTTGGCAGCCTAG
- a CDS encoding helix-turn-helix transcriptional regulator, with translation MISAYQAWDFYHLATKSTDSHAFAEAGVGAAGIMAMAWLVIRERRRRSLQKLRAVAASAAARQQAMIERDEASIQVTRNFLQSMRIQFQLWKLTPSEMDVATLLMKGLSVEECAHALQCGDTTVREHAASPYKKAGLANRHQLVAYFWGDLLG, from the coding sequence ATGATCTCGGCCTATCAGGCGTGGGATTTCTACCATCTCGCTACCAAATCCACTGATTCCCATGCATTTGCGGAGGCAGGTGTCGGCGCGGCAGGGATAATGGCAATGGCCTGGCTCGTGATTCGTGAGCGACGGCGTCGCTCCTTACAGAAACTGCGCGCGGTTGCCGCCAGTGCGGCGGCGCGACAGCAGGCGATGATCGAGCGAGACGAAGCGTCCATCCAAGTCACGCGGAATTTCCTTCAGTCGATGCGAATTCAGTTCCAGCTGTGGAAATTGACGCCATCCGAGATGGATGTGGCAACGCTTCTGATGAAGGGGCTTTCCGTCGAAGAATGTGCGCATGCGTTACAGTGCGGTGATACGACCGTACGGGAGCATGCTGCCAGCCCGTACAAGAAGGCGGGCCTCGCCAATCGCCATCAGCTTGTTGCCTATTTTTGGGGCGATTTGTTGGGGTGA
- a CDS encoding EAL domain-containing protein, whose translation MERVLRDRRLGPAWRPPKIPAPRFTSADLEAAIEESEIVAYYQPKVDLANATLVGVEALARWKHSHGGVLPASQFMNAVEAHGHARLLDKSMLAQVLLQAKSWQDLDFDLPIALNVQMESLSTFGFLDDLEDAAAAGADISCLTIELTESQIMANPIVSLEVLARLKLMGVTLSIDDFGTGHSTLTKLRDIPFTELKLDRSFVRNAGHEGKAISQSIIEATVSLAHRLGLRIVAEGVEDQADWDYVGAIGCDVAQGYFVAKPMPAEQVQSWAELWSTKQHAHLRPDESGS comes from the coding sequence TTGGAGAGGGTCCTGCGCGATAGAAGGCTTGGGCCTGCCTGGCGTCCGCCCAAGATACCAGCACCCCGCTTTACAAGTGCAGATCTGGAGGCCGCGATTGAAGAGTCTGAAATTGTCGCGTATTACCAGCCAAAGGTCGACTTGGCGAATGCGACGCTGGTTGGCGTTGAGGCGCTGGCACGATGGAAGCACTCACACGGTGGCGTTTTGCCAGCCTCGCAATTTATGAATGCTGTTGAGGCTCATGGCCATGCCAGATTACTGGACAAGTCGATGCTTGCCCAAGTGCTCCTTCAGGCGAAAAGCTGGCAGGACTTGGATTTCGACTTGCCGATTGCACTGAACGTGCAGATGGAAAGCCTTAGCACATTCGGATTTCTTGATGACTTGGAGGATGCCGCCGCGGCAGGAGCTGATATCTCATGTTTGACGATCGAGCTTACCGAATCGCAGATAATGGCTAACCCGATTGTATCGCTTGAAGTGCTGGCCCGACTTAAGCTCATGGGGGTAACCCTGTCAATTGACGATTTCGGCACTGGTCATTCGACTTTGACCAAATTAAGAGATATCCCTTTCACTGAACTTAAATTAGATCGAAGTTTCGTGCGTAATGCCGGCCATGAAGGCAAAGCGATTTCCCAATCAATCATAGAGGCTACAGTATCTCTGGCTCACCGACTCGGCCTGCGCATCGTTGCCGAAGGTGTAGAGGATCAGGCAGACTGGGACTACGTGGGAGCTATAGGGTGTGACGTTGCACAAGGGTATTTTGTCGCCAAGCCCATGCCAGCAGAGCAAGTCCAATCTTGGGCCGAATTATGGAGCACTAAACAGCATGCTCACCTTCGTCCGGATGAGAGTGGATCTTGA
- a CDS encoding DMT family transporter encodes MSLRTASPALLAALLFGASTPLAKSLTGAVSPILLAGLLYLGSGVGLALVIVARRLWHPPALSSEQLGIPKADWTWLLGAILAGGVAGPGLLMTGLVSTNAASASLLLNVEGVFTAMIAWIVFKENADRQIVLGMIAIVAGGMLLSWQPGSLQLSMGALLIVAACLCWAVDNNLTRKVSSNDALLLACIKGLVAGLCNTALALAQGAALPSPTVLAGAMLVGFAGYGVSLALFVVGLRVLGTARTGAYFSVAPLIGVVISFAIWPEVPSVAFWLAATLMMLGVWLHLRERHEHEHTHEPLDHIHAHRHDEHHQHTHDFPWDGREPHRHRHHHEALVHKHPHYPDLHHRHSH; translated from the coding sequence ATGTCTCTGCGTACCGCTTCCCCAGCACTATTGGCGGCACTCCTCTTCGGTGCCAGTACACCCCTTGCAAAATCCCTGACCGGCGCGGTCTCACCGATCCTGCTTGCGGGACTCTTGTATCTCGGGAGCGGCGTCGGGCTTGCCTTGGTGATCGTGGCGCGACGGCTGTGGCACCCACCCGCCTTGTCGAGTGAGCAGCTCGGCATACCTAAGGCTGATTGGACCTGGCTATTGGGCGCCATCCTAGCTGGTGGCGTCGCTGGCCCAGGGCTTTTGATGACCGGGCTCGTGTCAACCAATGCCGCGTCGGCATCACTCCTCTTGAACGTAGAGGGAGTGTTCACCGCGATGATTGCCTGGATCGTGTTCAAGGAAAACGCCGACCGGCAGATTGTGCTCGGCATGATTGCCATCGTTGCGGGCGGTATGCTGCTCTCCTGGCAGCCAGGAAGTCTGCAGTTGTCGATGGGCGCATTATTGATCGTCGCGGCTTGCCTGTGCTGGGCAGTGGACAACAACCTGACGCGCAAGGTGTCGAGCAACGATGCGCTCTTGCTGGCTTGTATCAAGGGGCTGGTCGCCGGGCTCTGCAATACAGCGTTGGCCCTGGCGCAGGGGGCGGCATTGCCTTCGCCAACGGTCCTAGCCGGTGCGATGTTGGTCGGATTCGCCGGCTATGGCGTTAGCCTTGCGCTGTTCGTGGTAGGGTTGCGCGTTCTCGGCACCGCCAGAACGGGAGCTTATTTCTCGGTAGCCCCGTTGATTGGGGTCGTGATCTCGTTCGCGATTTGGCCAGAGGTGCCGAGCGTGGCGTTCTGGCTCGCCGCAACGTTGATGATGCTGGGGGTGTGGTTGCACTTGCGGGAGCGGCACGAACATGAGCACACCCACGAGCCGCTCGATCATATTCACGCGCACCGGCACGACGAGCACCACCAGCATACGCACGACTTTCCCTGGGACGGCCGAGAACCCCACCGGCATCGGCACCATCACGAAGCGCTTGTGCACAAACACCCGCACTATCCAGACCTCCACCATCGCCATTCGCATTAG
- a CDS encoding MFS transporter, whose product MSNSVITHAVFLKFADYTDLQACIDSGKRQQLYEESQETVVSNKVLLEDLPLRRFHAQVAFSGTGGQFSDGFVLGIIGIAVSMAAGPLQLDAMWMGLLGAASLAGLFLGSIFAGPFADKHGRRSIFAYDMVLFAAISAAQFFVTSPTQLLILRLLLGLILGADYVVSKSLVTEYAPRRYRGRLLSVLAAAWAAGYVGAYLVGFMMRDLGPDAWRYMLVASGLPALLIFPLRMGVPESPLWLMKRGRRDEALEIVRRKLGPEVDLVQPEPVAMQQRKGAWAQLFSPRWRRNTLVGCVFYTCQVIPFFALGTFSPRVLEALQVKDSFAGGVVYNVLLFIGAIIGLLLIDRLSRRAFLIGTFYLAAIALALLAFGHFGPIGTMLVFGVFACVLSAAANLEFVYPPELFPTHLRASGVGLAVASSRFGSAISTFLLPIAVQQVGIHAALGACVAVLVFGGVFCHMLAPETGNDNLSDVGGANDSEEPRPVASTTPLNHSVAR is encoded by the coding sequence TTGAGTAATAGTGTCATCACACATGCTGTTTTCCTGAAGTTCGCTGACTACACTGATCTCCAAGCTTGCATCGACAGCGGCAAGCGTCAGCAGCTCTACGAAGAAAGTCAGGAGACAGTTGTGAGTAATAAGGTTCTGTTGGAAGACCTGCCCTTGCGCAGGTTTCATGCGCAAGTCGCATTCAGTGGCACGGGCGGTCAGTTCAGCGACGGCTTCGTCCTTGGGATTATCGGTATCGCGGTAAGCATGGCCGCCGGCCCGCTGCAACTCGACGCGATGTGGATGGGGCTTCTTGGCGCGGCATCGCTCGCTGGCCTCTTCCTCGGAAGTATCTTTGCGGGTCCCTTCGCCGACAAGCATGGCCGACGCTCGATTTTCGCCTATGACATGGTCTTGTTCGCCGCTATCTCGGCAGCGCAGTTCTTTGTCACCTCCCCGACGCAGTTGCTTATCCTGCGGCTGCTGCTCGGTCTGATTCTTGGCGCCGACTACGTGGTCAGCAAATCGCTCGTCACCGAATACGCACCGCGCCGCTATCGGGGGCGTCTGTTGAGCGTGCTGGCGGCAGCATGGGCCGCCGGCTACGTGGGCGCTTACCTTGTCGGCTTCATGATGCGCGACCTGGGTCCTGATGCCTGGCGTTATATGCTCGTTGCCAGCGGATTGCCAGCGCTGCTTATTTTCCCGTTGCGCATGGGAGTTCCCGAATCGCCACTGTGGCTGATGAAGCGGGGCCGTCGCGACGAAGCCTTGGAAATTGTCCGTCGCAAGCTCGGACCGGAGGTTGACCTCGTTCAACCCGAACCGGTGGCAATGCAGCAGCGAAAGGGCGCCTGGGCGCAACTGTTCTCGCCTCGTTGGCGTCGCAACACCCTCGTGGGTTGCGTCTTTTATACGTGCCAGGTCATTCCGTTCTTTGCGCTCGGCACATTCTCACCGCGTGTTCTTGAGGCCCTCCAGGTCAAGGACAGCTTCGCCGGTGGCGTCGTGTACAACGTCCTGCTCTTCATTGGAGCCATCATTGGTCTGCTCCTGATCGATCGTCTGTCACGCCGTGCGTTCCTGATCGGGACGTTCTATCTTGCGGCGATCGCGCTGGCTCTCCTCGCATTCGGACACTTTGGCCCGATCGGGACAATGCTCGTCTTCGGTGTTTTCGCGTGTGTCCTTTCCGCAGCGGCAAACCTTGAATTCGTCTACCCGCCGGAACTGTTTCCCACTCATCTGCGCGCATCCGGGGTCGGCCTCGCTGTGGCGTCCAGCCGATTCGGCTCTGCAATCAGCACCTTCCTGCTGCCGATTGCCGTTCAGCAAGTAGGGATTCACGCAGCGCTTGGCGCGTGCGTGGCGGTGCTGGTGTTCGGCGGGGTGTTCTGCCACATGCTCGCTCCCGAGACCGGCAATGACAACCTGTCGGACGTAGGCGGTGCGAACGACTCCGAAGAGCCTCGCCCAGTCGCATCCACCACGCCCCTGAACCACTCCGTCGCGCGCTGA
- a CDS encoding ArnT family glycosyltransferase, giving the protein MGSLLKRKILLALTIAITVVLWISTLSMRPLYEPDEGRYAEVPREMYVSGDWVTPRLNGVKFFDKPPLQYWATATAYEIFGPSEWTARIWSALAGLLGVAAAWWAARLLYGSQMGLAAALALVGAPLWILGSNLTTTDIGVGALLGSAALMFTVAYQKREPRLFPAVWLLVGLAFLAKGLIAVVLPAITLLLYALLTGQIFSFLSTKFWRWSLLAVAIAVPWIIMVSVRNPEFLNYFFIHEHFARFSSSVHERDKPVWFFLAVGAAGVLPFIALIPGAIAPRPGLARTTRSFDSQLFLSLWVIVVIGFFSISRSKLPLYILPAFPPAAVLLAHRAMAVSRPTLAASFLSLPLLGVAIAFLLWHPTLSGAVLKRDVTDPASLQVWGSVTMAILVLGGFLAFGIAMRGRRLCAVAVASLATLAGLQTGLLASRAFESLSIKPIGIEAKAAARINTELFNVGQIDRGLAFYAEREPTIVGARSELDLGFTVEPNKWIADEAAFVQRWTAPGHKLAVMRKDTFERLKALLGADTTVLSRHGVNVLVQKP; this is encoded by the coding sequence ATGGGCAGTCTCTTGAAGCGAAAGATTCTCTTGGCCTTGACCATCGCGATCACGGTGGTCCTCTGGATTTCCACGCTATCCATGCGCCCGCTGTATGAGCCCGATGAAGGGCGATACGCCGAGGTTCCCCGCGAGATGTACGTCTCAGGTGATTGGGTCACACCACGCCTGAACGGCGTCAAGTTCTTCGACAAACCACCGCTCCAGTACTGGGCGACCGCTACCGCCTACGAGATCTTTGGCCCTTCCGAATGGACCGCCCGGATCTGGAGTGCCCTCGCAGGACTCTTGGGCGTCGCTGCCGCATGGTGGGCGGCGCGATTGCTCTACGGAAGCCAGATGGGCCTGGCTGCTGCACTAGCACTTGTTGGCGCCCCGCTCTGGATTCTTGGCTCGAATCTGACAACGACGGACATTGGCGTCGGTGCGCTTCTCGGAAGCGCAGCCCTGATGTTCACGGTCGCCTACCAGAAGCGAGAGCCTCGCCTGTTCCCAGCCGTCTGGTTGCTGGTTGGACTGGCTTTCCTCGCCAAAGGCTTGATCGCCGTGGTGCTGCCAGCAATCACGTTGTTGCTCTATGCACTGCTGACCGGGCAGATCTTCAGCTTCCTGAGCACCAAATTCTGGCGCTGGAGCCTGCTCGCCGTTGCGATTGCAGTGCCGTGGATCATCATGGTTTCGGTACGCAACCCGGAGTTTCTAAACTACTTCTTCATCCACGAGCATTTTGCAAGGTTCTCGTCTTCGGTGCATGAGCGAGACAAGCCCGTCTGGTTCTTCCTTGCAGTGGGTGCCGCCGGCGTCCTGCCGTTCATCGCTCTGATTCCCGGCGCCATCGCACCTCGGCCGGGATTGGCCCGGACAACGCGGAGCTTCGATTCCCAGCTATTTCTGTCGCTATGGGTGATCGTGGTGATTGGATTTTTCTCGATTTCCCGCTCCAAGCTGCCGCTCTATATCCTCCCCGCCTTTCCGCCGGCGGCCGTACTGCTTGCCCATCGGGCAATGGCCGTGAGTCGCCCCACCCTTGCCGCGAGCTTCCTCTCCTTGCCGCTGCTTGGCGTAGCGATCGCGTTTCTGCTGTGGCACCCGACACTGTCGGGTGCGGTGCTAAAGCGCGACGTCACTGACCCAGCATCGCTCCAGGTATGGGGCTCCGTCACCATGGCGATCCTGGTGCTGGGGGGCTTCCTGGCCTTTGGCATCGCTATGCGTGGCCGCAGGCTATGCGCGGTCGCCGTCGCGTCCCTGGCGACACTTGCCGGCCTACAGACGGGACTGCTGGCGTCGCGAGCATTTGAATCGCTTTCCATCAAGCCGATCGGCATTGAAGCCAAAGCTGCGGCCCGCATCAACACGGAACTGTTCAACGTCGGGCAGATTGACCGGGGCCTGGCATTCTATGCCGAGCGGGAGCCCACCATTGTGGGGGCCAGATCCGAGCTGGATCTTGGCTTCACGGTCGAACCCAACAAGTGGATCGCCGATGAAGCTGCGTTTGTACAGCGATGGACAGCCCCCGGCCACAAGCTCGCCGTCATGCGCAAGGACACGTTCGAGCGACTGAAGGCGTTGCTCGGAGCGGATACGACCGTGCTCAGCCGACATGGCGTCAACGTTCTCGTGCAGAAGCCATGA
- a CDS encoding mechanosensitive ion channel family protein: MNRLLQAIHDSLPPWMADWFDILVPAVEVVLIGAVAWLAVRIASRLLRKLTKTYLLPAKVAALSLRVVAAIVYVAATLWALERLGVSGTVLWTAFTGFATVGAVAFFAAWSVLSNLFCALLIYFTGAFRIGETVELLENGEKPGIKGRVQDINLVYTTLLEATSDGQEVVLQLPNSLVFQRVLRRWK, encoded by the coding sequence ATGAACAGACTTCTTCAAGCTATACACGATAGCCTTCCCCCGTGGATGGCAGATTGGTTCGATATTCTGGTCCCGGCAGTTGAGGTTGTTCTGATAGGCGCGGTTGCATGGCTAGCGGTGCGCATCGCAAGTCGGTTGCTCCGGAAGCTGACAAAAACGTATTTACTACCGGCCAAGGTCGCCGCGCTTTCGTTGCGTGTCGTCGCGGCGATCGTCTACGTGGCGGCCACCCTGTGGGCTTTGGAGCGATTGGGTGTATCCGGTACCGTACTGTGGACGGCATTCACGGGCTTCGCGACCGTCGGTGCTGTCGCGTTCTTCGCGGCGTGGAGTGTGCTGTCGAACTTGTTCTGTGCGCTGCTGATCTACTTTACCGGGGCATTCCGCATCGGGGAAACGGTTGAGCTGCTCGAGAATGGAGAAAAGCCAGGGATAAAGGGACGGGTACAGGACATCAACCTCGTCTATACGACGTTGCTGGAAGCTACCTCAGACGGACAGGAGGTCGTGCTACAGCTACCGAATAGCTTGGTGTTTCAGCGTGTTCTTCGACGATGGAAGTAG